Within Candidatus Rokuibacteriota bacterium, the genomic segment TGGGGCTCGACACGATGAGTCGGCGCCGCCTCGCGGCGACCTCGGGCATCCGCACTCACTCGACGCTGATCCAAGCCCGGCTGGATCTCGAGAAGCTCGGCACTCCCCGGGGCTTCACAGCCTGGCACTCGCGGGAAGGCTCGCTTCCCATCTACCAGCTCGCGTTTCTGATAGCCGACTATCTCATCCAGCGTCGGGGCCTCGACAGGGTGGTGGCATACTTCACGTCCTTCACCACGTCGCGCGATCGACATGCGAACTTCCGGCATGCGCTCGGTGAGACTCTCCCGGACTTCGAGGCAAGCGTCCTCGCTCATCTCAAGGCGACCGTGGATCTCGCGGCGACAGAGCTGCCGCTCGACGCTTCGTCCCCCGCGCCCGGTGTCGTCGCGGCCCTGATCCCGCCCCAGGGCTGAGAAGGCCCGCGCCTGCGGGTCTGACCGCCGCCGCCGATGTCTGCCGGCTTGCTCGCAGCAAGCCGCGCGGGGAAGGGCGGGAAAGTCTTTCCAGCCCGCCGGGTACTTCTTTCCAGTTCCACGGATGCCAGCTCCAGCCTTCCCCTCGGAATCCGGGTCCCTCGGGCCAGAGAGCCACGGCGATCACGCACTTGCGGCAGGCGCCCCACCGTGGCACGCCCGATGCTGGGGTTCCCCTTCGTGCGGCCCTCTCGTCACCCGGGATCGGCGCCGGCGGGGCGACCCGCCACGGCCCTGCGGGGGAACGCACAAAGGAGGGAATTGAGCCATGTTGCGAACGCCCCTCGGAAGGAAGATCGCCATGCTGGTCGTCCCGATCGCGATCGGTTCGGCCGTTCCGGCTCCGGGCTGGGCCGATGTGACGCGGCATTCCGGCACTGTCCTGGCTGTCGACCGGGACGCCGGTACCCTCGTCCTCGGCGAGGTCGGGCCCTGGCGGGTCACGGACGGCGTCACCGAGGTGACGCGCCTCACCATCGCGCTCAGGCCCTCGACCGAGGTGGTGATCGTGGCCCGCTCGGCGGGCGCGGGGCCCACCGGATGGGTGGGGGAATTCGCCGAGACGCCGCTGGGCGAGGCGGAGCTTGGGCAAGGCAAGTTCGTGACGGTGACAGTGCAGCGGGAGGGCGGGCGGCTGGTGGCGCAGAAGGTGTCGGTGGTGGCTCCCGAGCCCTGAGTTCTGGCTCGGCGTCCTCAGGTGCGGCCGGGCGTTCTCACGCTCGCTCCAGCCACCAGACGACAACATCCAGCTCCTTCGCGAAGTGCAGCAGCGGCGGGTGGCTCGGAAGCCGCAGCCCGCCCGCCGCGGCCACCGTGTTCAGCTCGATCGAGGCTTCGGCCGGCTGGAGTGGCCAGGGCAGATGATGGATCACCGCGCGCAGGATGTTGCCTGCGCGCGTGGTGTACAGGCAGTAGCGCTCGACCAGGAAGAACTCGATCGAGCCCGGCCGCGCGCGGCGCGCGGGCCCGATAGGTCCATACCTGGCGCGAAACTCGGCCGGCACCGGCGGCTGCAGGCGCTCCGAGACATACTGCACAGCTGCTCTCGGCAGGGCCGGCGCCGGAGAGGCGAGTCTGTCGCCGATGTGTCGCCCGGCCATGACGGACATCCGCGCATGGAAGTACGGCAGGGAAAAGGCGACGCGCGCGCCCACCACTGCGCTGCGGCTCGTCACGTCCAGCGAAAAGAAGAAGACGCCCGGCTTGCCGTCGATGGTCAGGTAGGTGCGCACGTTCAACTCCGGAAAGGTCGAGAACCCCGGGATCGGGGGCATGAACCGGGGCCTCACGTGCGACATCCAGAATGGAATCACGCCCAGCCACGCCAGGCCGTCGAACGTGTCGAGAAACGGCCGCAAGGCCGGCGGGAGCACGGCTCGGAGCTCCCGCGGATCAGCCGGCCAGTGCG encodes:
- a CDS encoding DUF2071 domain-containing protein, whose amino-acid sequence is MRQRWHDLLFAHWPADPRELRAVLPPALRPFLDTFDGLAWLGVIPFWMSHVRPRFMPPIPGFSTFPELNVRTYLTIDGKPGVFFFSLDVTSRSAVVGARVAFSLPYFHARMSVMAGRHIGDRLASPAPALPRAAVQYVSERLQPPVPAEFRARYGPIGPARRARPGSIEFFLVERYCLYTTRAGNILRAVIHHLPWPLQPAEASIELNTVAAAGGLRLPSHPPLLHFAKELDVVVWWLERA